A single window of Falco rusticolus isolate bFalRus1 chromosome 6, bFalRus1.pri, whole genome shotgun sequence DNA harbors:
- the MTFR2 gene encoding mitochondrial fission regulator 2, with protein MALVLDLLRRVLQYFGWPSEQAVFLESGVFGGSISRAIRTCLPSAATSRRRFQQLHAVVRKYQVKAISVCQKKKYGSTRSVVRRLGTILSLEPYPRPCFQLVQEPSPLGYDEQSTAPGLVAPSLADVLWVANGEGQAFTRLRTELWRKEESTAQRDVCPSTDSVQSAPKNSTQKDSLVDQAALQKISALERELTFLRAQIAAIVSAQTLGGIPSKAFKTFSTPDGFYPVPAMTSTPLSISHNHFVIPSPPPLPSGVPSGVDASNSAVELIKQRRAARNGGSTTADSADHQRAKNVPSMMDVLKDLNKVQLRATERSPGGTPLSRPKKRQSSDWDPVAVLTHALQQKFAHKNYEDDSLDKENQSFDSSPFSSPEIPLVGRCSLKPNAKSRLTRTDEVKQVPTWKVRAHI; from the exons ATGGCGCTGGTGCTGGACCTCCTGCGGCGGGTGCTGCAGTACTTCGGCTGGCCGTCCGAGCAG GCCGTATTTTTGGAAAGCGGCGTGTTTGGCGGCAGCATCAGCCGTGCAATCAGGACGTGCCTTCCCTCAGCAGCCACATCGAGGAGGCGTTTCCAGCAGTTACACGCAGTCGTAAGGAAGTATCAGGTCAAG GCCATATCTGTTtgccaaaagaagaaatacGGATCTACTCGAAGTGTTGTTCGTAGACTTGGGACAATTCTTTCCTTAGAGCCCTACCCAAGACCTTGTTTTCAA ctTGTTCAAGAGCCAAGTCCATTGGGTTATGATGAACAAAGCACAGCTCCAGGTCTTGTAGCTCCATCGCTTGCTGATGTCCTGTGGGTGGCAAATGGTGAGGGACAAGCGTTTACTAGACTTAG AACTGAATtatggagaaaagaagaaagtacaGCTCAGCGTGACGTATGTCCATCTACGGACTCAGTACAGAGTGCTCCAAAAAACAGTACACAAAAAGACAGTCTTGTTGATCAAGCAGCACTCCAGAAAATTTCTGCACTTGAACGTGAGCTAACCTTTCTTCGTGCTCAGATTGCTGCGATTGTTTCAGCACAGACATTGGGAGGCATTCCATCAA AAGCCTTTAAAACATTCAGCACTCCAGATGGATTTTACCCAGTGCCAGCCATGACTTCTACACCATTGTCCATCTCTCACAATCACTTTGTAATTCCCTCACCCCCTCCACTTCCTTCTGGTGTACCATCTGGTGTCGATGCTAGTAATTCGGCAGTTGAACTTATAAAGCAACGTCGTGCTGCAAGGAACGGTGGTTCAACTACAGCTGATAGTGCTGATCACCAGAGGGCAAAGAACGTTCCTAGTATGATGGATGTTTTGAAAGACCTAAACAAAGTTCAGTTGCGAGCTACTGAGAG gTCACCTGGAGGTACTCCACTTTCTAGACCCAAAAAGAGGCAAAGTTCAGACTGGGATCCAGTTGCTGTACTAACTCATGCACTACAGCAGAAATTTGCACATAAAAATTATGAAGACGATTCCCTGGACAAAGAAAATCAATCTTTTGATAGCTCCCCATTTTCTAGTCCAGAGATCCCACTG GTTGGACGTTGCAGTCTGAAACCAAATGCAAAATCTAGACTTACAAGAACTGATGAAGTTAAACAGGTACCGACGTGGAAAGTGAGAGCTCATATTTAA